CCAGCGCGTCGCGCAGCGAGGCTCCGGTGCGGTCGGGCAGGAAGATGTAGTACTCCAGATGGATGTGTTCACGCGCCTGCGCAATCGCCGCCAGCAGCGCGGTGTACTTCGCGCCGCCGTCGATCAGCAGCTCGGCGCGGGTTGCGGTGATCGGCGGCAGGCCGGTGGTTGCCTGGGCGAGTCTGGCCAGCTCGATGGCATCGGACGAGGGATGCATCCCATCCGGCGGCGGCGGCAGCGACGCCCGCGCGCGTCCGCGCCGCAGTCGCTGGCGATGGATCCGTTGCGGACCGAAGAAGTAGTAGATCAGGAAGCCGACGTAGGGCAGCGCCGCCAGGCTGATCAACCAGCTCAGCGTGGCCACGGGCTCGCGCTTCTGCAGCACGATCCACAAGCCCAGCCATACCAGGTAGCCGATCCATCCCAGCACCAGGTACAGCCGCAGGTGCGGGATATCCAGGAACCACGACCAGGCCAACTGCAGGGCTTCGAGCATGAGACGCCTCCATTCGGGCTGGTCAGGAACCTGTCCAGCGTTGGCAGGCCGGTCCAAGGCTAAGCCGCGCGCGCGAACTGCGCAAAGGTTCGCCGACGGCAGCTGCAGAACAGACGCGTCGTTGAGGCGAATCGTATGGATACGGCGTGCACCGCTATCTAGCCTTGCGGGCCAATGGCAATCCCATTGCCGGCGCACTGAAACGACAAGGACCGTACTCACCGATGAACAGCAAACTCCTGATCGCAGGCATCCAGCTGGTGCTGGGTCTCAGCCTGGCCGCCAATGCACAGGCGCAACAGGCACCAGCACTGGCGCCGCAGGCGTCATCGTACCTGGTGCACAACAACGGCCTGTTCGCCTTCGGCCAGCAGACCATCAGCTCCCTGCACCAGCGCCTGGGCGAGACCGGCGCGGGTCATCGCCCGGGCGAAGGCAACGGCGAATTCTTCACCCGCGGCTTCGGCGGCCAGAGCGAGTACTACAGCGACCTGTCCGCATCGCAGCTCGGCTATGACTACGAGCAGGACGTCTATGGTCTGCAGCTCGGCGGCAACTGGCTCAAGCTCCAGGGCGAGACCGGCAGCCTGCGCCTGGGCGCGGCGCTCAGCGCCGGCAAGTCGTACATCGAACCCGGTCTCGGCAGCGGCGGACGCCGCCTGCCGCTCGCCGCCGGACACGAGACAGTCGACGCCAGCAGCGTGGTCGCCACGGTGACGTGGCAGCAGGACTCGGGCTGGTATGTCGATGGCCTGGTCGGTGCCAGCCAATACCGCGGCGACGTGCGCGCCGCCACTGGCGGCCGTGCCGTGCGCCTGGATTCAAACGACGTCTTCGCTTCCGTCGAGACCGGTTACCAGTGGGTACTCGGCGAAGGGCTGATCGTGGAACCGCAGGCGCAGGTGTCGTGGCAGAAGCTCGATACCGATCGCGTCGCCGACAACAGCGGTGTCGTCGTCGACCTCGGGACGCCGGAGCTGTTCGTCTGGCGCGTCGGCGCGCGTGCGCTGTTCTCGCCGTCGGTGGGCAGCAACGGCTCGAGCCTGACCCAGTATGTGAAGTTCAACTACATCGACAGCGAAGGCCCTGATCAGCGGGCGTTCCTGTCCGGCGAGCGAGTCGCCACCGGCGCATACGGCAACACGGCCGAGTTTGGTTACGGCCTGACCGCGACGATGCGCAACCGCGTGTCGCTTTACGGCGACTTCTCCCTGCAGCAGGAAATCGGCGACGCCAGCCGCGAAGGCTGGGCTGCCAGCGCCGGCGCGAAGTGGGTGTTCTGAGCCCCGCCGACCGGCACGACCACCGGGGGGCGCCGCGAACGCGCCCCCGCATGGGCAGTCTCAGCCACTGCGACGCCGCCGGCGTACGATCGGCCGGATGGACGACGCCCGCAAAGCCCAGCAGCCGATCAAGGGTCGCGGCGCGGCTTCTCAAGTCGATGGCCGTTACGCGGTCACCATCGCGCGTGGCGAGGATGACGGCTGGGGATCGGTCTACGAAGACCTGGCCGAACCCGCCCGCCCGCAGACGCAGGTCACCGAAGAGCGCGCGCGAAGCATCATCAGCCGCAACGACTCGCCGGACATCGCCTTTGGCCAGTCGGTCAATCCGTACCGCGGCTGCGAGCACGGCTGCGTGTACTGCTTCGCCCGGCCCTCGCACGCCTACCTCGACCTGTCGCCGGGCCTGGACTTCGAAACGCGCCTGTTCGCCAAGACCAACGCGGCAGAGCGCCTGCTGGCGGAACTCGCGCGCCCCGGCTACCGCTGCGTGCCCATCGCGCTGGGCATCAACACCGACTCCTACCAGCCGATCGAGCGCCGCTACGGTGTCACCCGATCGCTGCTCCAGGTACTGTCCGCCTGCTCGCACCCGTTCAGCCTGATCACCAAGAACGCCGCCGTCACGCGCGACCTCGACCTGATCGCGCCGATGGCCAGGCGTGGACTGGCAACCGTGTACTTCTCGGTGACCACACTCGATAACCACCTCTCCGCCCGCATGGAACCGCGCGCCTCCGCGCCGCATTCGCGGTTGAAGGCGATGCGTGCGCTGGCCGACGCCGGCGTGCCGGTCGGGGTGATGGTGGCGCCGGTGATCCCGATGATCAACGACCAGGAGATCGAGCACATCCTCGAAGCCGCGCGTGAGCACGGCGCCGGCTCGGCCGGCCACGTGCTGTTGCGTCTGCCGCACGAACTCAAGCAGGTCTGGCGGGAATGGCTCCACCTGCATTACCCGGAGCGTGCCGCGCACGTGATGAGCCTGGTCCAGCAGATGCGCGGCGGCAAGGACTACGACAGCGCATTCGGCAGTCGCATGCACGGTCAGGGACCGTTCGCACAGCTGATCGAGCAGCGCTTCCGCAAGGCACACAAGCGCCTGGGCTACGGGCGATTGCCGCCGCTGGACACGTCCGCATTCGTGCCGCCGCGCAAGCCCTCACCGCAGGGTGAGCTGTTCTAGCCGTATTGCGCCGCGTGACAGACATGCAAACGATCGCCGCGACCGTGATGCCGCGGCGACCCTGCACCATTACCCATCACTCACCGCCGAGAATGGCGTCTGGTAGCTGACTCGCTTGCAGGCATACCACCAGAACAATTCGCAGGCCTCATCCGCCCGGCAACAGCGGCCCGCCCAGCCACAGCCAACGTGACATCCAGGCACTGACCAGCGCGATCAGCGCAGTCAGCGGCAGGCCGATGCGCAGGAAGTCCGAGAACCGGTACTGGCCCGGACCCAGGATCAGCAGGTTGCCGTGGTGGCCGATCGGCGTCAGGAACGCGACCACCGCGCCGAGTGCCGTGCAGACCACGAACGGGGTCGGCGCCAGTCCCAGCGATTGCGCAAGTTCGACCGCGACCGGCCCGAGCAGCACTGTCGTCGCCGCATCGGACAGGATCTGCGTCAACAGCGCAGCGACGGTGAACATCACCAGCAGCACCGCCAGTGCCGGCCATCCCGCGACCAGATGCAACAGGCCCGAGGCGAGCAGCTGCGCCGTACCGGTCTGCTCCATCGCGATACCGAGCGGAATCACGCCGGCGATCATCACGAAGATGCGCACGTCGATCTCGCGGTACGCCTGCTCGACATCGACGCAGCGCGTGGCCACCATCGCCACCGCGCCGAGCAGGAACGCCAGCGGTGCCGGCAGCCATTCGGTCGCGGCCGCGAGCACGGTCAGGGCGAGTATCGCCAATGCGACCGGCGCACGCACGCGCCGGCGTGCCTCGCCGGCGAATGGAACGAGCATCAGGAAGCCATGGTGCGCGGCAAGCTCGGCGAACTGCGAAGGGCGGCCCCACAGCACCAGCAGGTCGCCTTCGCGCAGGCGCGCTTCCGACAGCCGCGGTGGCGCGTCGCCATCGCGCCGCCACAGGCCAGCGATCACGGCGTGGAAGCGGCGGGCAAAGTCGAGTTCGCGGATGCTGTGGCCGATGAACTCCGAAGCGGGCGCGACCACCGCCTGGACCAGTTGCGCGTCGCCCTCGCCGCTTGCCTGCGCCCGATAGCGGGCGATCGGCTGCAGGTCCAGGCCAGGATCGTCATGCAGCGACGCCAGCGCATCGGCCGACGCCTCGACCAGGAGGATATCGCCGACGAGCACGCTCGACTGTGCTGCCAGGTCGTCGCGCAGCTGGCCGTCGCGCAGCCAGCCGACCAGCCGGAAGCCCTCACCCTGTGCCTTCTGCAATTCCGCCAGCGGCCGCGTGTTCCAGCGCGAGCCCTCGACCACGACCAGCTCGGTCCTGTAGCGGTCCAGGCGCAGGTAACCGTCGTCGCTCAGTGCACCGAAGCGTCGCGGCAGCAGCCAGCGGGCGAGCAGCATGTAGACCACGCCAATGGCCACCAGTGCCAGGCCAATCGGCGTGATCGAGAAGATGCCAAGGCCCTGCGCACCGGTGCGCTCGATCAGGTTGTCGGCGAGCAGGAAGGCCGGTGCGCTGACCAGGGTCAGCGTGGTGCCAAGCGAAGCGGCGAACGACATCGGCATCAGCAGGCGCGATGCCGACATGCCGCGCTGGCGCGCGAACCGCGTCAGGATCGGCAACATCATCGCCGTCACCATCACGTGATGGGTGAATGACGACAGCGCCGCCACGGCCGGCATCACCACCGCGATAGAGCGGCTCTCGCTGTGGCCGGCGGCGCGGCCGATGCCCTGGCCGATGCGCTCGGTGATGCCGGTCGCCGCGAGCCCGCCGGAGATCACGAACACCGCTGCAACGATGATCGCCGGTTCGCTGGCGAAGCCCGACAGGGCCTGCCGCGCATCCAGGACGCCGGCCAGCACCAGTGCCAGCAGGGTGAGCATCGCGGTCACGTCCACGCGCAGCCGCTCGCTGATGAACAGATACAGCGAGCCGGCCAGGATCAGCAGGAACAGCGCTTGGTGGGCTTGTTGCAGGTCCATGCCGGCCATTGTGCTGGATCGGCCCGCATGGCCATGGTTCCCAACCCGTGCACCACCCCGTCACAATCGGGTTGGATACACTCCGCCATTGCGGCAGGTTCAGAGTCACCCATCCCGATGAGCAACATCACCGGCCAAGAAACCGGAGTCGACCGCTTCCGGCTTGCGATGGCCGCGTCCGGGGTCGGCATGGCCATCGTCGATCTGAATGGACACTGGATCGAGGTCAATCCGGCATTTGAACGCATGTTCGGCTACAGCGCTGCCGAGGTGGTCGGCCGTCCAACGGTCGCCTTCACCCATCCCGACGACATCTCGCTCACGCAGGCCTACCTGCGCGGCCTGATCGATGGCAGCATTCCCACGCTCGACGCGCAGAAGCGCTATCTGCATCGCAGCGGCGAGACCCTGTGGGCCCACATCAACATTGCCGTGATGCGCGACGACTTTGGTGCACCCCTCTACCTGCTGGTGCAGCTGCGGGACATCAGCGCGCAGCGCGCCGCCGAGCTGGCGCTGGAATCGCGCGCAGAAGCCGAACACGCCGCGCGCGACGTCTCCAATCGCCAGCTGCAGCTTTTTGCCGATGCGGTCTCGCACGACCTGCGCGCGCCGCTGCGCTCGATCGAGAGTTTCTCGGCGCTGCTGGCCGACCGCGCCAACGATCGCCTCGACGACACCGACCGCGATTACCTGGCGCGCATCCGCGCCGCCGCGGCGCGGATGAGCGGCCTGCTCAGCTCACTCAACGACCTGTCCTACGTCACCCGCGCCGAACTCAAGGCAAGCACCGTCGACCTGAGCCTGCTGGCCGACTGGGTCGGCGCCGAGCTGCAGGATGCCGATCCGCAGCGCCGCGCCGAGATCCGCGTGCAGCCGGACCTGCAGGTCGAGGGGGATGAACGCCTGCTCAAATTGTTGCTGGTGCAGTTGATGGACAACGCATGGAAGTTCTCGCGTGAACGCGAGCCGATCCGCATCGAAGTCAGCGGCCACCGCGATGGCGACACGCTGCAGGTGCAGATCCGCGACCAGGGCATCGGTTTCGACATGCGGTATGCTCATAAGCTGTTCGAGCCATTCCAGCGGCTGCACGGACCGGACCAGGGGGGTGGTCACGGTCTGGGGCTGGCGATCGCCCGACGCATTGCAGAGCGGCATCGCGGCTGCGTGCGGGCCGAATCCCAGCCTGAAGCCGGTGCGATCTTTACCCTCGAGTTGCCAGTTACCGCGACAGAGGACGGTATTTGATGCACAAGGAAATTCTGCTGGTCGAGGACAATCCCGACGACGTCGAGCTGACCCGGCTCGCCTTCGACGAGGCCAAGATCGCCAACCGCCTGATGGTGGTCGGTGACGGCGCCGAGGCCCTCGACTATCTGTTTGCCCGCGGCAAATACAGCGATCGCGACCCCGAGGACCTGCCCTCGATCATGCTGCTCGACCTCAACCTGCCCAAGGTCGACGGTCGCGAAGTGCTGCAGGCCGTACGCGCCAACGAAGCCACGCGCACGCTGCCGGTGGTGGTGCTGACGACCAGTGCCGAACCCTTCGACGTCGAAGCCAGCTACGCGCTGGGCGTCAACAGCTACATCCAGAAGCCGGTCGACTTCGAGCAGTTCGTCTGGGCGGTCAAGCAGGTTGGCCTGTACTGGCTCGTACTGAACCACCCGCGCACGGCGTAGCGGCCCAGGCCGCCCGACTCATCCTGCGCCGAACAACTGCTCGGCGCGCTGGAACAGCACCCAGCTGGTCGCGATGAACTTGTCCCCACCCTTGGGCCGGTTGCCGCGATGGGTGTGTGTGAACGCTGCCGGTGCGATCAGCAGACTGCCCGTGCGCGGCACGATCTTGCGCTGCTGGTAGAGGAACTCGGTCTCGCCTTCCTCGAAGCCATCGTTGAGGTAGACGGTCCACAGCAGGTGCCGATGCAGCGTTTCCGCGCGCGGATCGCGCGGGTACAGCTCGCAGTGCCAATAGGGATAACCGCCGCGGTTGGCGCTATAGCGCTGCAGGTTGATCGAGCCCGGCCGCAGCACGGTCCGGATGACCGGGGCCAGGTCTTCATCGTCCATCGCCGCCATCCGCTCGGGAGTCAGGCGATGGCTCTTGCCGTCGGTGCCGGGGGTTTCCAGCATCAGCGGCGCGATCAGCGTGTGCGGGTAGCGGCGCAGGTAGGCGATCACGCCGCGGAACACCGCCAGGTTCAACGTCGTCTCGACATCGCGCCAGCCTTCGCGCCCGCTGATCGTGAGGTCGCGGCTGTCCTTGAGGTCGGGCATCACGCCACCGCCGACGCGTCCGGGAACCGTGTCGCCGCTGGCGCTGAAGCGCTCCACCAGGCTCGCGCACTGGTCGGGCGTCAGCACATCCGGATAGACCTCGATGAAGTCGTTGTCCTGGGCGAGGCGATCGCCGGCAACGGGGGCTGCGGGTTGGCTGGACATGCAGGAGGCAGGGAATCCGGCGGCAGCGGCCATCCTCGCACGCCGCCGGTCCGCCGTCTAAACCGTGCCCTCAGGCGATGCTGATGGTGTTCGGCGACTCTGGGTCGGAGGCGCGCAGGCCGTGGCGCTGCATCAGCCGGTACAGCGTCACCCGCGACACGCCCAGCTCGCGCGCGACATCGACCAGCCGACCGCGGTTGCGGTGCAGCGAATGCTCGATCGCACTTCGTGTGGCGGCATCGCGGACTTCGTCGAGCGTAGGTGGCGGTGTCGCCAGTGCGTTCTCGATGTGCAGGTCGGCCGCCGTGATCAGCCGGCCCTCGGCCATCACCACCGCCTGGCGGACGCGGTTGATCAGCTCGCGCACGTTGCCCGGCCAGCCGTGGCTGTGCAGGGCCTGGCGCGCACACGGGGCGAAGCCCTTGAGCGTGCGATGGCCTTCCTGCGAATAGCGCTGCAGCGCGTACTCGGCGATGCGGTCGATGTCGCTGCCGCGCTCGCGCAGCGGCGGCTGTTGCAGCCGCAGCACGCACAGGCGGTGATAGAGGTCGGCGCGGAAGCGGCCGTCGGCAACGGCGACATCGAGGTCATGGTGGGTGGCGGAGATGATGCGCACGTCGATCGGGATCTGCTCGTGGCCACCCAGGCGCTCGATGCTGCCCTGCTGCAGGAACCGCAGCAGTGAGGCCTGGCTTTCCAGCGGGAGGTCGCCGATCTCGTCGAGGAACAGCGTGCCGCCGTTGGCCATCTCGATGCGGCCGAGCTTGCGCTGCTGCGCGCCGGTGAAGGCACCGCGCTCGTAACCGAACAGCTCCGACTGGATCAGGCTATGCGGGATCGCACCGCAGTTGATCGCCACGAACGGATGCGCATGCCGGCGCGAATGCCGGTGCACCGCCATCGCCGCCAGTTCCTTGCCGGTGCCGGTCTCGCCTGCGATGAACACCGGCGCCTCGGTCAGGGCGGCCTTGCGCAGCGTGCGGCAGAGCGTTCGCATCGCCCCGCTCTCGCCGATCATGCCGTCGAAGCCGGCTTCGCTGGTGACGTCGCCGCCTTCGCACGCCAGGCCAGCCATGCCGTGGGCGTGGCCGATCACCGTGTTCATCACCGCTTCCGGGCACGGCAGCGTGAGGTAGTCGTAGCAGTAGTCGCGGATCAGCTTGCGCACCGGCTCTTCGTCAAGCTGGCGCGCATCGATGCCGGCGACCCAGCCGACGTTGGCAGCCGACAGCGCGCCGCCGAACTCGGCCAGGTCCTGTTGCGTGAAGCCCTCGCGCAGGTCGATCAGCGCCGCATGCGGTTGCCGCGGATCCCGTTGCAGGATGCGCAGCACGCTGCGCGCATCGGGCGCGCGGCGCAGGTTCCAGCCCATCTGCTGGAGGCCGCCCAGGGCCAGCACGCGGCCGGCGCCGCCGCGCGTGACATAGATCAACTCACGGGCACCGGGATCGCCCGACAGGGATTCCTGCGTTCCTTCGATCGCCATCTGCGTCTCCGTCTCCGGTTCCGTATGCGTGTCCGGACAGGCACTGCTGGCGCATTTCGTACGCGCCGGGTCCGGCCGCGCTGCCTGTAACCCGTAGGGCCTGTTCGAAATGCATTAACAGGCACTGCCGTGGCTGGCAAATCCTGCCACCACACATAGATACGCAGTGTTATTTACGGCAGGGATGACGATGAACGGTCAAAAAGAAGACGCAGAACCACGCATGGCGCCGGCACGAATCGCGCCAGCGTGGTTCAACTTCGTGAGTGCGGCGTGCGATCGCGCCGCACGCGCATTCAGTGTGCCGCGTTGTTCTCGTCGTGCTCGCGGTGGTAACGCACCGCAGCCTCGACTTCGCTCTTCGAGCCGAGGAACACCGGCACGCGCTGGTGCAGGCCGGTCGGCTGCACTTCGAGCATGCGCTGGCGGCCGGTGCTGGCGGCGCCGCCAGCCTGCTCGACCAGCATGCTCATCGGGTTGGCCTCGTACATCAGGCGCAGCTTGCCGCCCTTTGCCGCGCACTTGCTGTCGAGCGGGTAGCTGAAGATGCCGCCGCGGGTGAGGATGCGGTGCACGTCGGCGACCATCGATGCGACCCAGCGCATGTTGAAGTCCTTGCCGCGCGGGCCTTCCTTGCCGCTGAGCAGATCGCCGACGTAGTGCTGCATCGGCGCTTCCCAGAAGCGCTGGTTCGACATGTTGACCGCGAACTCCCTGGTCTCCTCCGGGATGCGCATGCCACGCGTGGTCAGCACGAAGCTGCCCACTTCGCGGTCGAGGGTGAAGGCATGCGTGCCGTTGCCGATCGTCAGCACCAGCATCGTGCTCGGGCCGTAGGTGCAGTAACCGGCTGCGACCTGGGCCGTGCCGGGCTGCAGGAAGTGCTCGTCCTGCGCGTGGGTGACGCCCTCGGGGCAGCGCAGCACCGAGAAGATCGTGCCGACGGAAATATTGACGTCGATGTTGGAGCTGCCGTCGAGGGGATCGAACAGCAGCAGGTAGTTGCCACGCGGATAGACGTCGGGAATCGGCTGCGAGGTGTCCATCTCCTCCGAGGCCAGGCCAGCGAGGTGTCCGCCCCAGGCGTTGGCTTCGAGCAGGATCTCGTTGGACAGCACGTCGAGCTTCTTCTGCGCCTCGCCCTGGATGTTGATGCTGGCCTCGCCGGCCGCACCCGCGTCGCCGAGGACGCCACCGAGCGCACCCTTGCCGACTGCGATCGAGATCGTCTTGCAGGCGCGGGCGACCACTTCGATCAGCAGGCGGGCATCGGCATTGATGCGCCCGGCGCGCTGCTCCTCGATCAGGTGGCGGGTCAGGGAGATGGATTGCGGCGTTGAGTTCGACATGGGCACGGCGGGCAGCGGCAACGGGGGCGCCATTGTCGCCGATGCGGCTGACCTGGGCACCACTGCCCACCACGCAAACGACGCGCGGCTGCTGACAGGAGGCTGGCAGCAGCACCGCCGCAATCTGTATCCGTGCGATTGGCACGCCGGCGGGAGCGCCGCAATGGGCATCGACAATGCGGCCAGCAGGACGGCCGGCAACATCCAACCGACGGTCTGCCCGGTCATCAGGCCAGCCATCCGCTCGAACCGGCCCGTCGCCGGCACCGTCGACCGCTATCGCCGCCTGCTGCTGCAGCTGGCCGCCAGCGCGCAGGCGCTGGTGCTGCTGCCTTTGCGGGCGGTCGCCCGCCCCGAACGGGCCTCGACGCCTGGAGCCCCCGCGATGAACGCCGGACCCGTCGCCGATGGACGCCACGATTTCGACTTCCTCCATGGCCAGTGGCAGATCCGCAACGAGCGCCTGAAACAGCGCCTGGCCGGTTCCACGGACTGGGAGATCTTCCACGCCAGCCAGTGGTGCCAGCCCATGCTCGGCGGGATCGGCAACGTCGAAGATTTCGTCAGCGACTGGCACCGCCCCGGCAGCGACGAGCGCTTCATCGGCATGACCCTGCGGCTGTTCAGCCCGGAATCGAGGCAATGGAGCATCTACTGGGCCGGCAATCACGACGGCCGCCTGGAACCGCCGATGGTCGGGCACTTCGACGACGGCACCGGCACGTTCCGCGGCCATGGCGAGCATGACG
Above is a genomic segment from Lysobacter sp. S4-A87 containing:
- a CDS encoding response regulator, producing MHKEILLVEDNPDDVELTRLAFDEAKIANRLMVVGDGAEALDYLFARGKYSDRDPEDLPSIMLLDLNLPKVDGREVLQAVRANEATRTLPVVVLTTSAEPFDVEASYALGVNSYIQKPVDFEQFVWAVKQVGLYWLVLNHPRTA
- a CDS encoding autotransporter outer membrane beta-barrel domain-containing protein; translation: MNSKLLIAGIQLVLGLSLAANAQAQQAPALAPQASSYLVHNNGLFAFGQQTISSLHQRLGETGAGHRPGEGNGEFFTRGFGGQSEYYSDLSASQLGYDYEQDVYGLQLGGNWLKLQGETGSLRLGAALSAGKSYIEPGLGSGGRRLPLAAGHETVDASSVVATVTWQQDSGWYVDGLVGASQYRGDVRAATGGRAVRLDSNDVFASVETGYQWVLGEGLIVEPQAQVSWQKLDTDRVADNSGVVVDLGTPELFVWRVGARALFSPSVGSNGSSLTQYVKFNYIDSEGPDQRAFLSGERVATGAYGNTAEFGYGLTATMRNRVSLYGDFSLQQEIGDASREGWAASAGAKWVF
- a CDS encoding SLC13 family permease, whose product is MDLQQAHQALFLLILAGSLYLFISERLRVDVTAMLTLLALVLAGVLDARQALSGFASEPAIIVAAVFVISGGLAATGITERIGQGIGRAAGHSESRSIAVVMPAVAALSSFTHHVMVTAMMLPILTRFARQRGMSASRLLMPMSFAASLGTTLTLVSAPAFLLADNLIERTGAQGLGIFSITPIGLALVAIGVVYMLLARWLLPRRFGALSDDGYLRLDRYRTELVVVEGSRWNTRPLAELQKAQGEGFRLVGWLRDGQLRDDLAAQSSVLVGDILLVEASADALASLHDDPGLDLQPIARYRAQASGEGDAQLVQAVVAPASEFIGHSIRELDFARRFHAVIAGLWRRDGDAPPRLSEARLREGDLLVLWGRPSQFAELAAHHGFLMLVPFAGEARRRVRAPVALAILALTVLAAATEWLPAPLAFLLGAVAMVATRCVDVEQAYREIDVRIFVMIAGVIPLGIAMEQTGTAQLLASGLLHLVAGWPALAVLLVMFTVAALLTQILSDAATTVLLGPVAVELAQSLGLAPTPFVVCTALGAVVAFLTPIGHHGNLLILGPGQYRFSDFLRIGLPLTALIALVSAWMSRWLWLGGPLLPGG
- a CDS encoding class 1 fructose-bisphosphatase codes for the protein MSNSTPQSISLTRHLIEEQRAGRINADARLLIEVVARACKTISIAVGKGALGGVLGDAGAAGEASINIQGEAQKKLDVLSNEILLEANAWGGHLAGLASEEMDTSQPIPDVYPRGNYLLLFDPLDGSSNIDVNISVGTIFSVLRCPEGVTHAQDEHFLQPGTAQVAAGYCTYGPSTMLVLTIGNGTHAFTLDREVGSFVLTTRGMRIPEETREFAVNMSNQRFWEAPMQHYVGDLLSGKEGPRGKDFNMRWVASMVADVHRILTRGGIFSYPLDSKCAAKGGKLRLMYEANPMSMLVEQAGGAASTGRQRMLEVQPTGLHQRVPVFLGSKSEVEAAVRYHREHDENNAAH
- a CDS encoding 2OG-Fe(II) oxygenase, which translates into the protein MSSQPAAPVAGDRLAQDNDFIEVYPDVLTPDQCASLVERFSASGDTVPGRVGGGVMPDLKDSRDLTISGREGWRDVETTLNLAVFRGVIAYLRRYPHTLIAPLMLETPGTDGKSHRLTPERMAAMDDEDLAPVIRTVLRPGSINLQRYSANRGGYPYWHCELYPRDPRAETLHRHLLWTVYLNDGFEEGETEFLYQQRKIVPRTGSLLIAPAAFTHTHRGNRPKGGDKFIATSWVLFQRAEQLFGAG
- a CDS encoding PA0069 family radical SAM protein; the encoded protein is MDDARKAQQPIKGRGAASQVDGRYAVTIARGEDDGWGSVYEDLAEPARPQTQVTEERARSIISRNDSPDIAFGQSVNPYRGCEHGCVYCFARPSHAYLDLSPGLDFETRLFAKTNAAERLLAELARPGYRCVPIALGINTDSYQPIERRYGVTRSLLQVLSACSHPFSLITKNAAVTRDLDLIAPMARRGLATVYFSVTTLDNHLSARMEPRASAPHSRLKAMRALADAGVPVGVMVAPVIPMINDQEIEHILEAAREHGAGSAGHVLLRLPHELKQVWREWLHLHYPERAAHVMSLVQQMRGGKDYDSAFGSRMHGQGPFAQLIEQRFRKAHKRLGYGRLPPLDTSAFVPPRKPSPQGELF
- a CDS encoding PAS domain S-box protein codes for the protein MSNITGQETGVDRFRLAMAASGVGMAIVDLNGHWIEVNPAFERMFGYSAAEVVGRPTVAFTHPDDISLTQAYLRGLIDGSIPTLDAQKRYLHRSGETLWAHINIAVMRDDFGAPLYLLVQLRDISAQRAAELALESRAEAEHAARDVSNRQLQLFADAVSHDLRAPLRSIESFSALLADRANDRLDDTDRDYLARIRAAAARMSGLLSSLNDLSYVTRAELKASTVDLSLLADWVGAELQDADPQRRAEIRVQPDLQVEGDERLLKLLLVQLMDNAWKFSREREPIRIEVSGHRDGDTLQVQIRDQGIGFDMRYAHKLFEPFQRLHGPDQGGGHGLGLAIARRIAERHRGCVRAESQPEAGAIFTLELPVTATEDGI
- a CDS encoding sigma-54 dependent transcriptional regulator, which codes for MAIEGTQESLSGDPGARELIYVTRGGAGRVLALGGLQQMGWNLRRAPDARSVLRILQRDPRQPHAALIDLREGFTQQDLAEFGGALSAANVGWVAGIDARQLDEEPVRKLIRDYCYDYLTLPCPEAVMNTVIGHAHGMAGLACEGGDVTSEAGFDGMIGESGAMRTLCRTLRKAALTEAPVFIAGETGTGKELAAMAVHRHSRRHAHPFVAINCGAIPHSLIQSELFGYERGAFTGAQQRKLGRIEMANGGTLFLDEIGDLPLESQASLLRFLQQGSIERLGGHEQIPIDVRIISATHHDLDVAVADGRFRADLYHRLCVLRLQQPPLRERGSDIDRIAEYALQRYSQEGHRTLKGFAPCARQALHSHGWPGNVRELINRVRQAVVMAEGRLITAADLHIENALATPPPTLDEVRDAATRSAIEHSLHRNRGRLVDVARELGVSRVTLYRLMQRHGLRASDPESPNTISIA